The region CGTATAGTATAATGGCGGCGGCGCGTTAAGCGCCGGAAACTGCGTACGGAGGCGGAGGAGTGAAATTTGGACGGAGGAAGACACGTAAGGCTCAGGGCGTTCAAGGCGGCTTTTCCATATACTCTGCCAATATTCGCCGGCTTCTGGTTCATCGGCCTCGCCTACGGCATTTACATGAACGTCTCGGGCTTCAGCTTCGTCTACCCGATGGTCATGAGCGCCGTGATCTTCGGCGGGTCGCTTGAGTTCGTAGCGGTCTCCATGCTGCTCTCGCCGTTCGCCCCGCTCCAGACGCTGATGGCGGCGCTGATGATACAGGCTCGCCACCTTTTCTACGGCGTTTCGATGCTCGAAAAATTCAAAGGGCTCGGCTGGATGCGCCCCTATCTCATCTTCGGCATGTGCGACGAAACTTTTTCGATAAACTACACGGCGAACATCCCGGAGGGAGTGGACCGCGGCTGGTTTATGCTCTTCGTCACTCTGCTCAATCAGCTCTACTGGGTCTCCGGCGCGACGGTAGGCGGGCTTCTCGGTTCCGTGCTGACCTTCGACACCGACGGCATAGGCTTCGTAATGACGGGAATGTTCGTCGTCATATTCTTGGAACAGTGGCTCAAGGAGAAAAAGCACTGGACGGGGCTCATCGGCCTCGCCGCCTCGGCGCTCTGCCTCGCCCTGTTCGGCGCGGACTCCTTCCTCGTCCCTTCCATGCTCTGCATACTCTTCTGTTTAACGGCGTTCCGGGGGCCGATAGAAAAAGCGGGAGGCTGGCCGGAAT is a window of Cloacibacillus sp. An23 DNA encoding:
- a CDS encoding AzlC family ABC transporter permease; its protein translation is MDGGRHVRLRAFKAAFPYTLPIFAGFWFIGLAYGIYMNVSGFSFVYPMVMSAVIFGGSLEFVAVSMLLSPFAPLQTLMAALMIQARHLFYGVSMLEKFKGLGWMRPYLIFGMCDETFSINYTANIPEGVDRGWFMLFVTLLNQLYWVSGATVGGLLGSVLTFDTDGIGFVMTGMFVVIFLEQWLKEKKHWTGLIGLAASALCLALFGADSFLVPSMLCILFCLTAFRGPIEKAGGWPE